Within Bacillus alveayuensis, the genomic segment GTTAAATTAAAGCAGATGGAAGCTCGAATCTATAATCGATTCTAGTTTTAGTCATCTGCTTTAATTTCACTCTTTTCTATGAAACGAGGTAGTGAAAACAAACACTCAATCGAAAATCTACAATAATATAATCAATTCGATTAATCTTGTTGTTTAACTGTTTGATATGTTGCTTTTCCTTCATTATTAGGAAGGTTCTGGCCACGGTTTGTCAGTTTATACAGCCTTCCACATCCAAAGCCCCCAAGCATGGAAACGGTGGCAGACAATAAAAGTGCTGGGAAATAGCTGCCGGACATGTCAATGAGAAATCCAGTAACCATAGGTGAGATGAATTGACCGATGCTGAAAAACAATGTAATGAAGCCCATCGCGATTGGAACAAACAAAGTGTCGACGAAATCACTGACGCTTGCATTCATGATCGTTGGCACACCCCATAACGTCAAGCTATATAAAATGATAGATGCTAACAGCAAGGATGGGAAAGAGGTGAACGAAATGGTTAGTAGCATGAAACATTGAATGCCAAAGACGACAGCGAGAGTCATCATCCGTCCGAAGCGGTCTGATATACTTCCCCATAAAAATCCGCTGATGATGCTGACAATGCCAGCAATGGAAAAATAGGTGCCGGCCAGTTGTTTATCAAAGCCAACATCTGTCATTAAATAATCGACCAAAAAGGTGGAGAAGATAATGTAGCTGAATCCCCAAGCTAAATAGTTCAATCCGATCAACCAAATGAATTTGTTTTTATAAACTTGGTTCCGCGCACTGCCGATACCGATTTTTTTTGTAGTGGGTTTGGATTTGTCATCGGTTTCCCCTATCGGCTTAAGGCCAAGTTCACTTGGATCGTTGCGGATTGTCATCCAGTTGGCGAGGGAAATCAAGACTACACCAGCGGCGAGAATATACCAGCTATAACGCCAGCCGCTAACGGGATCAATCCCGACAAGAGCGGGAACCGCAAGGCCGCTGAATACGATGCCGATCCCTGCCCCAGCCATTGCAATGCCAAGCGCCATTCCTTTCCTCTCCCGCGAAAACCATTGTCCCAACAGGCCCAGTGACGGAATGTAAGCCCCACCAGAACCAATCCCTATCAGAAAAGAACCGAAATACGCCGTCCAAAAGCTCGCAGCATTCGCATTGACCACCATTCCGAAAGCAATGGCAAACAAGGATGCTACGATGACCTTCTTCGGCCGGTATCTTAAAACAAAATGACCGACCGTTGTCACACTGATTAAATACCCCAAAAATACGGAGGAAGCGACCAAGCCCGTTTCCCCATAACTGAGGCGTAGACCATCTTTCATAAATGGAAGGATCGCTCCCAGTGCGAACCTTCCGAACCCCAAGCATGCAAGAACGCTCAAAACGATAAAAAAGAGAATCCACCAGCCTCTGTGCAGCTTTTTCAAAAAATCACCATCCCCGCTTGGCTTGCATTTTATTATTCAAAGACCGGATGTCAACGTTTATAGTTTCTAGTTGTATCATGTACTTCGTACACCTTATTCCACGTAGCTTATGAAAATTCCTTCTTAACGATTGTGAAAGTCGATGATAAAATCCCCAATATAAAATTTCACATTATATACGCATGCCTAGTCGGCAAGCGATTCGCTTGCCGACTCCGGCAGAAAAGCTAGAAATAGAGCCATCTCAACTGGTTATTATTGGTTAATCAACACGCCTGTTATCCCTTCTTTTCCATAATCATGATAGAGGAGGTTACGCTTGCAATCTCTTTCTCGTTTTGTTTTAGCGACGCTGTTAAATAACTGATCGTACGACCAAATTTTTCAACCTTTGCCTCAATCATGACTTCTCCAGGAAATGTAGGTCGATGAAAAGTTGTTTGTAAATTAATAGAGGCAAATGTTTGATTTTCTGTTAATAAGGAAGAGATGGCATAAGCCATCATAATGTCAGCTGCTGCTCCTATAAAACCTCCCATAATCACTCCATTGCCATTTAAAAGATGTTCCTTAATGGTCCAAACGCCTTTAGAATATCCGTCTTTTGCTTCGATAACTTTGACACCAAGCGTCTGATCACATGCTGGCGGTTCACTTATTCCATTAATGACTTCAAGAAGATTGACAGTTTTCATGATTCCCCTCCTAGATAGCAATAGTCTGAAAGATAAATGAACCCCCTCCCAGGCTTCCATAACCTGAGTAGGGGTGATATTTATTTGATGTTAAACGATTATTTACTTTCAAGTAGTGTCCATTTACCGTCTTTTACTACGGCCATAACTAGACTGTCTGCTTTTAGACCATTATGATCCTTTTCGGAAAAGTTATATACACCAGTTGCACCAACCCAATCTTTAATGTTGTTTTCTAAATAATCACGAATGGATTCTCGATCTGTTGCACCATTTTTCAATGCTTCGATCACTAACATTAAATTGTCATATCCATAGGAACCAAAGTTTGTTGGCTCACTGCCAAACTTTTCTGTGTAATCTTTATAAAAAGAAGAAATGACTTCATACTGAACATCGTCTTGTGGAATTTGATCTGGGAACAGTAATTTTCCAGTTGGAATGACGACTCCTTCTGCTGCTTCTCCAGCTAATTTAATAAAGTTTTGGTTTGCAATTCCGTGGCTTCCGATAATTGGGAGATCAATCCCTAAATCGCGTACGTTTTTCGCAATGACAGCAGGACCAGGATTTGTACCCCAAACAACAATTGCTTCTGCTTTTGAACTATTAATTCTCGTAACTTGTGCACTCATATCAGGGTCTTGTGTGTTATAAATTTCTTTTGCGACGATTTCAATATTATACTTTTCTGCTAATTTTTCTAACTGCTCCAATCCGCTTGAACCGAAAGCGTTTGAGTCGACGATTGTACCAATTTTGCTAATTCCTTGTTCATTTAAATACATATAAATTCTTTCAACGGCATGAACATCTGAATGTGGAGTTTTAAACACCCATTTTGACTCTTCTGCTGGTTCTACAATGTGGGTGCTAGCTGCTGCGGAAATCATAGGAACTTGCTGTTGCATGGCAATCCCTTTCATGGCAAGACTTTCGCCGCTGCCAGAAGAACCTAAGACGACAAGAACGTTTTCGTCATTAATTAAACGATTCATTTCTTGTGTTGCTTTTTCTTGACTGGACTCATCGTCAGCCATCACAATTTTTAAAGGTACTCCGTTAATCCCGCCATCTGCGTTAATTTTTTCTTCAATTAACTTTGTCGTGTTCCATTCTGGTTCTCCTAGTGGACTGTTTGGACCAGTTTTTGAATAAATGACTCCAATCTTATATTCTTCCGGTTTTTCAGAACTATTTTCCCCGCTTGTTTTCTCACCATTTCCAGAACATGCTGATAAAATGAATACCATCATCATTGCAAAAAATAGTTTAAAAGATAATTTTTTCATTCCCTTTCCCCCTCTTATTTTTAGCTTACTGCATGACCTAAATAGGCCTCTTTTACTTCAGGATCATTTAAAAGTTCTTGAGAGCTTCCACTTTTCACAATTTCTCCGTGAGAAATAACGTAGCCGCGATCCGCGACTTTTAAAGAAGCAACAACATTTTGTTCGATTAATAGTACAGTTGTGCCAAATTTATTGCGTAAATCGCGGACGAGCTCGAGTACATCTCTTGCAATAAGTGGAGCTAGACCAAGTGAAGGCTCATCTAGCAGCAACAGGTCAGGATCAGCCATTACCCCTCGCGCAATGGCAAGCATTTGTTGTTGACCACCAGACATCGTTCCCCCAAGCTGATCTTTTCGTTCTTTTAAGATAGGAAATAACTCAAAAACGCGTTTTATTTTTTCTTCAATATCCTTTTTTTTAGATTTTTTTCGATGGTGATAAGCACCTAAATATAAATTGTCTAGCACTGTTAATGTGGAAAAGATTTGTCTATGTTCAGGTACATGAATGAGATGTTTTTCTACAATTTTCTCTGCTTCCATTCCGGTAATATTTTCACCTTTGTAAATTATTTCTCCATTCGTTGGTTTTAAAAGGCCAGAAATCGCTTTCAATAATGTTGTTTTTCCAGCTCCATTTGCTCCTAATAGTGCGACAATTTCTCCTTTATTAATGGATAAAGATACATTTCTTAATGCTTGAATGGGTCCATAGCTGACGGATAAATTTGCTACTTGCATTACTTGCTCCCCGCTCATGATCCAATCACCTCCTCCTTCTCCTCATCTATGTCAGTGCCCAAATAGGCAGTGATAACGGCTTCGTTTGTTTGAATTTCTTTAGGTGTTCCTTCAGCGATTTTCATTCCTTGATCTAACACAATAATTTTGTCGCAAATGCTCATGACAAGATCCATGTCATGTTCTACAACAAACACGGTAACGCCAGTATCTCTCACTTTTTTAATTAATTCACTCATTTCCTGCGTTTCTTTATGATTGAGGCCAGCTGCGATTTCATCAAGCAATAATAATTTCGGTTTAGTTGCTAGTGCTCTCGCTAATTCAAGCAGACGAAGCTTACCAAGGGCGAGGCTTCCTGCTTTATGGTTATAAAGGGAATCAAGGCCGACAAACTGTAAATACTTCATCGCTTCTTCATACATGACTTTCTCTTCTTTTCTCGAACTAGGAAGCAGTAATGCAGCTCCAAGTATACTTGTCTTTGTTTGGATATGTTGGCCAACCATCACATTTTCAATCAATGTCATATTTTTAAATACTTGCAAATTTTGAAAAGTACGAGAAATTCCTAATGGCGCCACCTTGAAAGCAGGCATTTGGTCGATTCTAGTTCCTAAAAAAAATATTTCTCCTGTAGTTGGTGGAAAAATTGATGAAATCATATTAAACAACGTACTTTTACCAGCACCATTTGGCCCAATTAAACCAACAATTTGATTTTCTTCGATCGTAAAGGACACATCTTGATTTGCGATGACACCCCCGAATTTTTTCGTAACAGATTTGACCTCTAGCAAACTGCTCACCTCTCAATCAGGATATACCTCTTTTTGCTGTACTTTTTTCTCCCATTTTTTTAATTGCAGCGATTGAATCCAATCCACAGCGGCAGGGAATAATCCGCGTGGCAAGAAGATAATCACGAGCATTAAAATCAATCCATAAATGACATGTTCAAAGTCGCTTGTAATAATAGGAAATTGTTCACTTAGAATATGAATGATGATGCCGACAATTTTAATCAAAATAGTTCCGAAAATAGCTCCCCAAACACTTCCGCTTCCTCCCAAAACAATCATCGTTAAGAAAATGATGGATGTATTGAGCGTGAACGATGAAGGTGAAATGCTATAACTCATATGAGCAAACAGCCATCCGGCAAGTCCAGCAAACATAGAACTTAAAATGAAGATTTGCATTTTATATTTGCCGGTGTTTACCCCCATTGAACTTGATGCAATTTCACTATCATGAATCGATCTAAGTGCTCTTCCTACTCTAGAATGAACGATATTTAACGAAATGATGAGAACGATGATCGTAAATGTCCAAACGAAGTAATAATAAGAGATTCCTTGGGTAAAAGTAACACCGAATAAGTGAATTTGAGGAACTCCATATAATCCAGATGCTCCCTTTGTGACATCACGCCATTCGACCAATAACGTATGAACGATAATGCCAAGAGCGAGTGTTGCCATTGCCAAGTAATAACCACTAAGGCGAGCCATTGTATACCCCATAATAAAAGCAACAATTGCTGGAAAAAGAATGGAACATAATAAACTCAACCAAGGACTCCATCCGAATGTTGTTGTCAAAACGGCAGTCGTATAAGCACCGATGCCGTAAAATGCCGCTTGTCCGAGGGAAATTTGTCCAGCATAACCCATTAGTAATCCAAGACCGATCGCAACAATAGCATAAATGCCGGCGAATGTGGCTTGGGTTAAATAAAAAGATTGTGTAACGACTAGTGGGAAAAGAAAAACGAGTATTGCGAAAATGAGTACCCCTGTCCATTTTGTTTGTTGAACGCCTTCAAGCCTCATTATAAGCCTCCTTTACCAACGCTTTTTTCGCCTAAAATACCGCTTGGACGTATTAAGAGGATGAGAAGAATAGCTGCAAACGCTATTGCGTCTTTCAGTCCAGAACTAATGTATCCTGCTCCAAAAGCTTCCAAAAATCCAATCATCAGACCTCCAATAACAGCACCAGGAGCACTTCCTAGTCCACCTAATATGGCTGCTGAAAACCCTTTCACACCAAGCATGATTCCAACATCATATGACGGAAACATAATCGGCGCGATGGCAAGACCAGCTAAGGCGCCAAGAGCTGAACTTAAAGTAAATGAAAACGATGACATTTTTTTAGGGCGAACGCCCATTAATCGTGCTGCTAAAGGATTAACAGAACAAGCCTGGAACGCTTTACCAACAATCGTTTTATCAATTAGGATATAAAGGGCAAAAACGACTACAAGC encodes:
- a CDS encoding sugar phosphate permease (product_source=COG2271; cath_funfam=1.20.1250.20; cog=COG2271; pfam=PF07690; superfamily=103473; transmembrane_helix_parts=Inside_1_6,TMhelix_7_29,Outside_30_48,TMhelix_49_71,Inside_72_77,TMhelix_78_100,Outside_101_104,TMhelix_105_127,Inside_128_133,TMhelix_134_156,Outside_157_165,TMhelix_166_188,Inside_189_228,TMhelix_229_251,Outside_252_263,TMhelix_264_286,Inside_287_292,TMhelix_293_315,Outside_316_318,TMhelix_319_341,Inside_342_347,TMhelix_348_367,Outside_368_381,TMhelix_382_404,Inside_405_429), which translates into the protein MKKLHRGWWILFFIVLSVLACLGFGRFALGAILPFMKDGLRLSYGETGLVASSVFLGYLISVTTVGHFVLRYRPKKVIVASLFAIAFGMVVNANAASFWTAYFGSFLIGIGSGGAYIPSLGLLGQWFSRERKGMALGIAMAGAGIGIVFSGLAVPALVGIDPVSGWRYSWYILAAGVVLISLANWMTIRNDPSELGLKPIGETDDKSKPTTKKIGIGSARNQVYKNKFIWLIGLNYLAWGFSYIIFSTFLVDYLMTDVGFDKQLAGTYFSIAGIVSIISGFLWGSISDRFGRMMTLAVVFGIQCFMLLTISFTSFPSLLLASIILYSLTLWGVPTIMNASVSDFVDTLFVPIAMGFITLFFSIGQFISPMVTGFLIDMSGSYFPALLLSATVSMLGGFGCGRLYKLTNRGQNLPNNEGKATYQTVKQQD
- a CDS encoding uncharacterized protein (TIGR00369 family) (product_source=TIGR00369; cath_funfam=3.10.129.10; cog=COG2050; pfam=PF03061; superfamily=54637; tigrfam=TIGR00369; transmembrane_helix_parts=Outside_1_50,TMhelix_51_73,Inside_74_138), translated to MKTVNLLEVINGISEPPACDQTLGVKVIEAKDGYSKGVWTIKEHLLNGNGVIMGGFIGAAADIMMAYAISSLLTENQTFASINLQTTFHRPTFPGEVMIEAKVEKFGRTISYLTASLKQNEKEIASVTSSIMIMEKKG
- a CDS encoding branched-chain amino acid transport system substrate-binding protein (product_source=KO:K01999; cath_funfam=3.40.50.2300; cleavage_site_network=SignalP-noTM; cog=COG0683; ko=KO:K01999; pfam=PF13458; superfamily=53822), with the translated sequence MKKLSFKLFFAMMMVFILSACSGNGEKTSGENSSEKPEEYKIGVIYSKTGPNSPLGEPEWNTTKLIEEKINADGGINGVPLKIVMADDESSQEKATQEMNRLINDENVLVVLGSSGSGESLAMKGIAMQQQVPMISAAASTHIVEPAEESKWVFKTPHSDVHAVERIYMYLNEQGISKIGTIVDSNAFGSSGLEQLEKLAEKYNIEIVAKEIYNTQDPDMSAQVTRINSSKAEAIVVWGTNPGPAVIAKNVRDLGIDLPIIGSHGIANQNFIKLAGEAAEGVVIPTGKLLFPDQIPQDDVQYEVISSFYKDYTEKFGSEPTNFGSYGYDNLMLVIEALKNGATDRESIRDYLENNIKDWVGATGVYNFSEKDHNGLKADSLVMAVVKDGKWTLLESK
- a CDS encoding branched-chain amino acid transport system ATP-binding protein (product_source=KO:K01996; cath_funfam=3.40.50.300; cog=COG0410; ko=KO:K01996; pfam=PF00005,PF12399; smart=SM00382; superfamily=52540) is translated as MSGEQVMQVANLSVSYGPIQALRNVSLSINKGEIVALLGANGAGKTTLLKAISGLLKPTNGEIIYKGENITGMEAEKIVEKHLIHVPEHRQIFSTLTVLDNLYLGAYHHRKKSKKKDIEEKIKRVFELFPILKERKDQLGGTMSGGQQQMLAIARGVMADPDLLLLDEPSLGLAPLIARDVLELVRDLRNKFGTTVLLIEQNVVASLKVADRGYVISHGEIVKSGSSQELLNDPEVKEAYLGHAVS
- a CDS encoding branched-chain amino acid transport system ATP-binding protein (product_source=KO:K01995; cath_funfam=3.40.50.300; cog=COG0411; ko=KO:K01995; pfam=PF00005,PF12399; smart=SM00382; superfamily=52540), which translates into the protein MLEVKSVTKKFGGVIANQDVSFTIEENQIVGLIGPNGAGKSTLFNMISSIFPPTTGEIFFLGTRIDQMPAFKVAPLGISRTFQNLQVFKNMTLIENVMVGQHIQTKTSILGAALLLPSSRKEEKVMYEEAMKYLQFVGLDSLYNHKAGSLALGKLRLLELARALATKPKLLLLDEIAAGLNHKETQEMSELIKKVRDTGVTVFVVEHDMDLVMSICDKIIVLDQGMKIAEGTPKEIQTNEAVITAYLGTDIDEEKEEVIGS
- a CDS encoding branched-chain amino acid transport system permease protein (product_source=KO:K01998; cog=COG4177; ko=KO:K01998; pfam=PF02653; transmembrane_helix_parts=Inside_1_11,TMhelix_12_34,Outside_35_38,TMhelix_39_58,Inside_59_64,TMhelix_65_82,Outside_83_86,TMhelix_87_106,Inside_107_112,TMhelix_113_132,Outside_133_159,TMhelix_160_182,Inside_183_213,TMhelix_214_236,Outside_237_259,TMhelix_260_282,Inside_283_294,TMhelix_295_317,Outside_318_340), which translates into the protein MRLEGVQQTKWTGVLIFAILVFLFPLVVTQSFYLTQATFAGIYAIVAIGLGLLMGYAGQISLGQAAFYGIGAYTTAVLTTTFGWSPWLSLLCSILFPAIVAFIMGYTMARLSGYYLAMATLALGIIVHTLLVEWRDVTKGASGLYGVPQIHLFGVTFTQGISYYYFVWTFTIIVLIISLNIVHSRVGRALRSIHDSEIASSSMGVNTGKYKMQIFILSSMFAGLAGWLFAHMSYSISPSSFTLNTSIIFLTMIVLGGSGSVWGAIFGTILIKIVGIIIHILSEQFPIITSDFEHVIYGLILMLVIIFLPRGLFPAAVDWIQSLQLKKWEKKVQQKEVYPD
- a CDS encoding branched-chain amino acid transport system permease protein (product_source=KO:K01997; cog=COG0559; ko=KO:K01997; pfam=PF02653; transmembrane_helix_parts=Inside_1_6,TMhelix_7_29,Outside_30_57,TMhelix_58_80,Inside_81_91,TMhelix_92_114,Outside_115_135,TMhelix_136_158,Inside_159_189,TMhelix_190_212,Outside_213_226,TMhelix_227_249,Inside_250_253,TMhelix_254_276,Outside_277_292), which codes for MGDFLQFTLTGLTIGSIYAIVALGFVTIYSVTKVINLAQGEFVMLGGMGMYSLLSAGIPYWLAFFATIAIVMIIGWLMEFTLVRRVKTADPISLIILTIGAAIFIRGIASVIWGKDQVRIAPFTENDPITIAGATTTPQGIWVILIMLVVVFALYILIDKTIVGKAFQACSVNPLAARLMGVRPKKMSSFSFTLSSALGALAGLAIAPIMFPSYDVGIMLGVKGFSAAILGGLGSAPGAVIGGLMIGFLEAFGAGYISSGLKDAIAFAAILLILLIRPSGILGEKSVGKGGL